One genomic window of Arachis stenosperma cultivar V10309 chromosome 10, arast.V10309.gnm1.PFL2, whole genome shotgun sequence includes the following:
- the LOC130957914 gene encoding metalloendoproteinase 1-MMP codes for MLPLFGYLHLTFFLFYYVTVFNSRPCFGARMVPESESVTVITAETHNATATWQEFSKFLHAERGSQVSGIWELKEYFHRFGYLTLPETAQNFTDTFDKQLESALFLYQKRLGLPVTGKLDSETIHAIVAPRCGVSDAAHHRIHATRHYAYFDGKPRWLRGSPMTLTYAFSPNNMIDRLSVPVIRAVFQRAFSRWATVIPVNFQEAEWYDAADIKIGFYSGDHGDGEPFDGVLGVLGHAFSPQNGRFHLDAAESWSVDFERDKSRVAVDLESVATHEIGHVLGLGHSSVKEAVMYPSLSPRKKKVDLTIDDVEGVQALYGSNPNFSFSSLLQSENSSNFAQGLKSCFSKWTLTLALGFLLLFLRL; via the coding sequence ATGCTTCCGTTATTCGGTTACCTTCACTTAaccttcttcctcttctattATGTAACCGTCTTTAATTCGCGCCCTTGCTTTGGCGCCAGGATGGTTCCTGAATCCGAATCCGTAACCGTAATAACAGCCGAAACTCACAACGCTACTGCCACGTGGCAGGAATTCTCAAAGTTCCTTCACGCAGAGAGGGGCAGCCAAGTCAGCGGCATATGGGAGCTGAAGGAGTACTTCCACCGTTTCGGGTACCTCACTCTGCCGGAAACGGCGCAGAATTTCACTGACACATTCGACAAGCAGTTAGAGTCCGCACTCTTCCTTTACCAGAAACGGTTGGGCTTGCCGGTCACTGGAAAACTCGACTCCGAAACGATACACGCGATCGTGGCCCCGAGGTGCGGTGTTTCGGATGCTGCGCACCACAGGATACATGCCACGCGCCACTACGCTTACTTCGACGGGAAGCCCAGGTGGCTCCGCGGTTCTCCGATGACTCTGACGTACGCTTTCTCGCCGAACAACATGATCGACCGGCTAAGCGTGCCGGTAATCAGAGCGGTGTTCCAGAGAGCGTTTTCGAGGTGGGCAACGGTGATTCCGGTGAATTTCCAGGAGGCGGAGTGGTACGATGCGGCAGACATCAAAATCGGATTCTACTCGGGCGATCACGGCGACGGAGAACCGTTCGATGGAGTATTGGGGGTGTTGGGGCACGCGTTCTCACCTCAGAATGGGAGATTCCACTTGGATGCGGCGGAATCCTGGTCCGTTGATTTTGAGCGGGATAAGTCAAGGGTGGCCGTTGATTTAGAATCGGTAGCAACGCACGAGATAGGTCACGTGCTTGGGTTAGGTCACTCTTCCGTGAAAGAAGCGGTAATGTACCCGAGCCTGAGCCCAAGGAAGAAGAAAGTGGACTTGACAATTGATGACGTGGAAGGGGTCCAAGCTCTTTATGGCTCTAACCCCAATTTCTCATTTAGTTCTCTCTTACAGTCTGAGAATTCCTCTAATTTCGCTCAAGGGCTAAAAAGTTGCTTCTCTAAATGGACTCTCACTTTAGCTCTTGGGTTCCTCTTATTATTTTTACGTCtatga
- the LOC130956274 gene encoding putative pentatricopeptide repeat-containing protein At5g47460: MRRFLFNVARKFEKAHHSHAFPSNLAYSSNTSFDQTNISIGRSNFMCVTTINSLVHGETNTELELFEASRMFNSGTKPNAYALANLVRVTTDLGSYSFGQQLHSYILCSGHFSRVYVSASLIRFYVKMHLLAYAHKVFDETPQPNAVSWNTLISGYVQAGQFLRALCLFRCLGRSEVCADAFSFTSALAACGHLSLFILGRSIHSVIVKLGMLDGTVVANCLIDMYGKCGLVEDGVWVFSEIVDKDVISWNSVIAATANNGNIQLAYRFLHLMPNPDTISYNGLINGIAHVGNIEDAVQILLTMPTPNSSSWNSIITGFVNRNRAREALDIFSRMHSRNVQMDEFTFSIILNGLASIAALTWGMLIHCCAMKCGLDTSVVVGSALIDMYSKCGQVKHAESIFHELPNRNLISWNTMMYGYARNGDSVQVIELFKMLKMEGDIKPDRITFLNLLSACSHNQIPIKVAIHFFESMINDHGITPSVEHCCSMIRLMGQKGELWRAERMIHELGFESQGLVWRALLGACGTQRDIQVAETAGAKVIELERDEDYVYVKLSNMYASLGRWEDVDAIRGLMSKKQVRKEAGSSWIEVESCNT, from the coding sequence ATGCGAAGGTTTCTCTTCAATGTAGCAAGAAAATTCGAGAAGGCACATCATTCTCATGCATTTCCTTCAAACCTGGCATATAGCAGTAACACTAGTTTTGATCAAACTAATATTAGCATTGGACGTAGTAATTTCATGTGCGTAACTACCATCAATTCCCTTGTCCatggtgaaaccaatacagagTTGGAGTTATTTGAAGCATCCAGAATGTTCAATTCTGGGACTAAACCAAATGCATATGCTCTTGCTAACCTAGTAAGAGTTACTACTGACCTAGGCTCCTATTCATTTGGACAACAGCTCCACAGTTACATTCTATGTTCGGGGCATTTTTCCCGCGTCTATGTCTCCGCCTCACTCATCAGATTCTACGTGAAAATGCACTTACTTGCTTATGCTCACAAGGTGTTTGATGAAACTCCTCAACCAAACGCTGTTTCTTGGAACACTTTGATTTCCGGTTATGTCCAAGCTGGCCAGTTTCTGAGAGCCTTGTGTTTGTTCAGGTGCTTAGGAAGGTCCGAGGTTTGTGCTGACGCGTTCTCTTTTACGTCTGCTCTCGCTGCTTGCGGCCACCTGAGCCTGTTCATATTGGGAAGGTCAATTCATTCTGTGATTGTCAAATTGGGCATGCTTGATGGCACTGTTGTTGCAAACTGCTTGATTGACATGTATGGTAAATGTGGGTTAGTTGAGGATGGTGTCTGGGTTTTCTCTGAGATTGTTGACAAGGACGTTATTTCTTGGAATTCAGTTATAGCAGCAACTGCAAACAACGGAAACATTCAACTTGCATACAGGTTTTTGCACCTTATGCCCAACCCTGATACCATTTCCTATAATGGGTTGATAAACGGCATTGCTCATGTGGGGAATATAGAAGATGCTGTTCAGATTTTGTTAACTATGCCAACTCCGAATTCATCTTCTTGGAACTCCATAATTACAGGGTTTGTTAATAGGAATCGAGCTAGAGAGGCTTTGGATATATTCAGCAGAATGCACTCAAGAAACGTGCAGATGGATGAGTTTACATTTTCAATCATCTTAAATGGACTTGCTAGTATTGCAGCCTTAACGTGGGGAATGTTGATCCATTGTTGTGCTATGAAGTGTGGCTTAGATACATCTGTAGTGGTTGGAAGTGCATTAATTGATATGTACTCAAAATGTGGGCAAGTGAAGCATGCCGAATCGATCTTCCATGAACTGCCTAACAGGAATCTGATAAGCTGGAACACTATGATGTATGGCTATGCTCGCAATGGTGATTCTGTACAGGTTATTGAACTCTTTAAGATGCTGAAAATGGAAGGAGATATAAAACCGGATCGCATCACATTTCTTAACCTTTTATCAGCATGTTCCCATAACCAAATTCCCATTAAAGTTGCTATTCATTTCTTTGAATCTATGATAAACGACCATGGGATCACACCATCTGTTGAGCATTGTTGTTCAATGATACGGCTGATGGGTCAAAAAGGAGAGTTGTGGAGAGCAGAGAGGATGATACATGAACTTGGTTTTGAGTCTCAAGGATTAGTTTGGAGGGCTTTGCTTGGTGCTTGTGGAACACAGAGAGATATACAAGTAGCAGAAACTGCAGGTGCTAAGGTGATTGAATTGGAGAGAGATGAAGATTACGTTTATGTGAAGTTGTCTAACATGTATGCATCTTTAGGAAGATGGGAAGATGTGGATGCAATTAGGGGTCTCATGAGTAAAAAACAAGTGCGCAAAGAAGCAGGTTCTAGTTGGATAGAAGTTGAGTCTTGTAACACATGA
- the LOC130957118 gene encoding WAT1-related protein At5g47470: MAEIRNKKVVEDVAIIGGLIGVQFIYAGNAFLMSYAMSLGLTSLTIVIFTSLATFLVLFPVAFYFERTKWPKKCKLKLIMQLLFLSFGGLAFQCLFLKGINLTSPAMGTAMPNLAPGLIFIMSWTFGLESVNLRNTHSKVKILGTLLCVFGALTMSIMQSISAPPETGFEATVQSSSTPLQFVFDKHKMIGSLYLVAAVFILSSSVVLQAFVLGDFAAPMSLGAITSLLGAFMTAVFQLLTEHQVKTDWQVLRFKDLIGYSFLAGVASGICLSFNGWALKKKGPVLVSMFSPIATVCSVIFSFVTMRDTINFGSIAGMLLMFTGLYLVLWAKDKEGNARGNNGNEIEKAFLS; the protein is encoded by the exons ATGGCGGAAATCAGAAATAAGAAGGTGGTGGAAGATGTTGCAATAATCGGAGGGTTGATCGGAGTCCAATTTATCTACGCAGGGAACGCTTTTCTGATGAGTTATGCTATGTCATTAGGCCTTACCTCTCTTACCATTGTTATTTTCACTTCCCTAGCTACCTTCCTTGTTCTCTTCCCCGTTGCCTTTTATTTTGAAAG GACTAAGTGGCCCAAGAAGTGCAAACTCAAGCTGATTATGCAACTCTTGTTTCTTTCATTTGGAGG ACTAGCTTTCCAGTGTCTGTTTCTGAAAGGAATCAATCTAACTTCACCAGCAATGGGAACTGCAATGCCAAACCTTGCACCGGGTCTTATCTTCATCATGTCTTGGACTTTTGG GTTGGAGAGTGTAAACTTAAGGAACACACATAGCAAAGTAAAAATCTTAGGAACACTGCTATGTGTTTTTGGGGCTCTCACAATGAGCATAATGCAAAGCATTTCTGCTCCTCCGGAAACCGGTTTTGAGGCTACAGTTCAATCATCATCGACGCCATTGCAGTTTGTCTTTGACAAGCACAAGATGATTGGCAGCCTCTATCTTGTCGCTGCAGTCTTCATACTGTCGAGCAGTGTCGTCTTGCAG GCTTTTGTTCTTGGAGATTTTGCGGCACCTATGTCCTTGGGTGCAATAACGTCCTTGTTAGGGGCCTTCATGACCGCAGTTTTTCAGTTACTTACAGAGCACCAAGTGAAAACTGATTGGCAAGTTCTGCGTTTTAAAGACCTAATTGGCTATTCTTTTCTG GCAGGTGTAGCGAGTGGAATATGTTTAAGCTTCAATGGTTGGGCACTTAAGAAGAAAGGACCAGTCTTGGTCTCCATGTTTAGCCCCATTGCTACAGTCTGCTCTGTCATTTTCTCCTTTGTTACCATGAGAGACACTATTAATTTTGGAAG CATTGCAGGTATGTTACTCATGTTCACTGGCTTGTACTTAGTTCTTTGGGCCAAAGACAAAGAAGGCAACGCAAGAGGAAATAATGGCAATGAGATTGAGAAGGCTTTTTTAAGTTGA